The window TCCCTGCACTGCTGCTGAGGCTTTCGTGCTCGCGGGGGCTTCGAGGGCCGCTTCGATCTGCTGCTTGAGCTGGTTGAAGCGGATGCCTAAAGCTTTTTTGCCTTCGGGGGGCGCAGATTTTAGCCAAGCTTCGCTGATTAGCTTGAGGCGGCCTTGTTTGCGGCCGAGCCAGTGGAGGCGGAAGGCCTCGGGGTCCTGCTTGTCGGTGCTGCGGACCTCTTCGGCTAAGGCGGAGAAGGCTGCGTCGAGAGAGCCGTCGTCGAAGTTGTGAAGCGGTGTGATTTCGTCGGTCATTTCTCTTCCAGAGTAAATGAGTCGCGAGGCCAAAGAGGCATCTTGGCAGTGCGGTGCGAAGAATGTCTGAGTAAATAATTATTTACTTTATGTACGTTTTATATTACATTTTGTAAATTATAGAAGACTCGGAGGGCAAGATGAGTTATCGGGAGAAGTTGACTTGGGGACAGTTTATGCCGTTGGCGCTGGGATGTGTCTATTACCTCCGTTCGTGGCGTGGGAGTCATACGCTGCTGTCGCTGTTCGGAAGCATATTGGTGCTGATCATTCTGCAGATTGTGTACGCGATTCTGGTTGGAATCTTCTCGAAGCCGGAGAAGAGTGATGAGCGAGACAGGCTGATCGAGTACAAAGCCTATAAGGTGAGCTATTTGGCGCTGATGACGCTGGCGCCGTTATGGCTGTGGATGCTAGCTGTAGCAGCGCCATTCAGCTATAAGGTGGGCCAGCTGACCTCGCCATGGCTAATTGTTGCGGTGTGGTTTGGAGTGGAGGCGCTGAGGACAGGGACGCAGCTGGTGCTGCATCGGACTGGTCTCTCGGGTACTAGGGTGTCGGCGTGAAGGCGAAGATGAAGATTGGAAATCAGGTGCGGCGGCTGCGATTTGAGCATGGAGAGATGACGCAGCAGGCACTGGCGGAGATTGTGGGAGCGACGCGGCAGACGGTGCTGGCGATCGAGGCGGGAAAGTATGCTCCGTCGCTGGAGCTGGCGTTTCGGATTGCGGATGCGTTCGGGGTGGGAGTTGAGACTGTGTTTCAGCGGGAGTATGTGGGTGAGGCTCGCGAATGAGAGGCGGGAAACAGTTCGGCCCTACGCCGTGGGAGCATAGGGCCTACTATGGCAATTTTTCTTATGGTGTAGAGACTGAAAACGCAGACTACTTTCGGGAATGAAAAAAAACGAAAGCGACACTACACCACCCGCGACGTTGCTGTAGGTTGCTCGGACACACAAGTTTGGACAGATGCTACTGGGTGACGAGGTCTGCGTTCTGGGCTTTCGCCGTACCGAGGAGTGATCTCTGAGCGGTGTCGGCGAGATGGCTTGAGATGCGGCCGGACGTGAACTGTGCTCCGAAGGCGAAGCGGCAGAGAGGGCCAAAGCTGGCGGCGGAGGCCAGTCCGACGACATAGAGGCCCGGGATGGAAGATTCGAAGTTAGTGGAGAGGACTGGGGCGTCGTCGATCTTTTCCATCTGGTTGCGGAGGTCGGAGTCGATGAAGTCGAGGCATTTGAGCTTGACCTTATAGCCGGTAGCGGCGATGACATGATCGACCAAGAGGTCTTTCGCGTTGCCGTCGCGCTGGCTGAGGTGGAGCTGGAGGCGCTTTTCGATGATGTTGACCTGTGTGGTGTCCGCGCCATAGTGAACGGTGACGCGACCGACGACCTTGTCTTTTGCAAACCAGCCGGGGGCTGGTCCATTGATGGTCTCCAGGGCCCTGAGGCGGAGCTTGGCCGGGAGGGCGTGAAAGACGAGTGGGAAGTCGGTGCAGAGGAGAGCACGCCAGCCCTGGCCAAGGCCGGAGCGGGGCTTGAGGATCCGTTGGGAGATGGCGCGGGGCTCGGCGCCGGGGGTGTCGTGAAAGTGGATGGTGTCGCCACGGACGATCATGTGGGCATCGGCTCCGGCGTCGGCGAGGAGGCCGGCGAGGTCGGCCGCAGAGGCCCCGGCACCGATGACCGCAACGGTGCGACCGCTGAACTTATCGACGCTGGTGTGCCGTGAGCTATGGGTGACGAACTCTTCTGGCAGGTCGGTGAAGACAGGCGGGACGTAGCCGAAGTGCGTGATGCCAACGGCGACGATGACACGGCGCGCGAGGACAGTCTCTCCGGTTTGCGTGGTCAGGACGAAGCCTTCGGGCGAACGACGCAGCGAGGCGATGTCGGTCTGCTCGAGGTTGGGGACGAAGCGACGCTGAAACTCCAACCCGTAGGCAGTGAAGTTTTCAAGGGCGACGGGGGTTACGACATCGTCGTAATGGATGCCGCGCTCCTGGCAGTAGTGAGCGAAGGTGAATGTGGAGCCAGGATCGTAGAGGCAGGAGGCAAAACCGAATGATTTGAGGAAGGTTCCAGCGGCCATGTGATGGCGCCAGCTGGACATGGGAGTTCCGAAGATGCGAAAGGCTACCTTGCGAGCGCTTAGGTGAGCTGCGATGGAGAGCCCGTATGGACCAGCTCCAATTATGGCAACATCAGTTGCTTCCCTTGGCATGTATCCCTCTGGAATACTAAGATTTTAACGTCTACGCAATGGAATTCCAGTTAGATTTACGGTCGTTCGACTGAAAGATAGTTCGATCCTCTATTATTGACGGAATTTCGTGAAGAGTCAGAAAAACTTTTGAGTTATTGACACCAAAGGACATAACCCGACGGACTACAGGGCTGACAGTACGATGGCGATGACCACGACACCGAGGAGAAGGCTGCGGCGGTCGGTGATGGCATAGACGACGGGGTCCTCGTTGAGTTCGCCGCGGGAGGCCGTTAGCCAGAGACGGCTGATCCAGAGAAGAAGCACAGGAACCAAGAGCCAGAGACGATTGGTGTGTTGGTAAAGCTGGGCGGCGTCGAGGTTCGAGATGTAGAGGGTGAGGACGACAACCGAGGCGTAGCCACTGGCTGAGCCGAAGCTGCGGAGCTGCTCTATGTCGGCGACGTGGTAGCCGCGGCCACCGGCAGTGGAACCGCCGCGTTCGCGGAGATTCTCGAGCTCGGCGAAACGTTTGACGAAGGCCAGGGAGAGGAAGAAGAAGATGCTGAAGCCGGCAAGCCAAGTGGATACGGCGACTCCGGTAGCGGCTGAGCCGGCGAGAATGCGGATGGTGTAGAGGCCGGAGAGGACGATGACGTCGACCAGAACGGCGCGTTTGAGGCGGAGGGAGTAGGCGAGGGTGGTGACGAAATAGATGCCAAGCCAGAGAAGGAACTTGTGCGGAAAGAGGAGGCTGGATGAGGGGGAGATTGCCGCGATGACATAGGGAACGAGGAGGGCCAGCAACAGGGATGCGGCGAGGAAGGCAGCGACAACAATGACGCCAGCAACGGCGGAGAGGTCTCCCGAGGCGAAGGGGCGGCGGCGTTTACTGGGGTGCTGGCGATCGGCTTCGAGGTCGAGAAGGTCGTTGACGATGTAGGTTGCGGAGGCGCAGAGACCGAAGCTGAGGAATGCTACGCCCGCTCCGACGATGAGGCCGGGAGCTCGGAGATGAGCCAGAAGTAAGGGCAGAAAGATGAGGACGTTTTTCGCCCATTGGTGGAGGCGGATGGCCTTGAGCCACGCTTTGAGGGGGGAGGCTGTCTCGTTGAAGGTGTGGACCGGGGCTATGCGAGCCTTGCGGAGAGCAGCACGGAGGCCTGGGGTGGGATTGGCCACCATGGGATCCTTGCAGTGCTGGAGGAGCGTGAGGTCAGGGCTCGCGTTGCCGATGTAGGAGAAGTTATCGCCAAATTGAGAGCGGAAGGCGGCGAGCTTATTTTTGCCAGCGAGGTTGAGCTTGCCGTCGGAGGCGAGGACGCCGGTGAAGAGGCCGAGGTGGTCGGCGATGCGGTGGGCGATGTCGGCGTCGGCCGCTGTGGCGAGGTAGATGGGGCGGCCTGTAGCGTGCTGTTGCTCAAGATACTGAAGGAGTTCGCGATTATAGGGAAGATGGGCTACGTCGACCTTGACGACTCCAGCGAGGTGGCGCTTGAGGGCGGCTTTGCCCTGGAGGAGCCAGCCGGGGAGATTGAGGAGGGCAGCCGGGTGGTGGCGGGCAACGGCAAGTGCAGAATCATGAAGGGTGTCCGACTTGACGAGGGTGCCGTCGAGGTCGACGCAAAGCACAGGCAGCGCGGAGATGTCGACTGCGGGGGCCGTTAGCGGCAAAAGTGTCCTTCCTTACGTCTAACAAGATATTGGAACAAAAGTGCACTTTGTTGCGTTGTGTTCGACATGAATGCAGTGATGGCGAAGGCGCCTGGGCGACCAAGATCATTATCATTTATTCTTAGATATCTGGCACAGTAATCAATTTGTTCGTGCAGTGAATTTTCCCGAGAGAGCTGAGACTACCTCCATGCTGTCAGCGCAAGTAAATGAGAAAGAACGACACGACGAAGCACCGGTGGAGTCGCAAAGAGAAATGCGGCGGACTGAGCCGTTGCCTGGGGAGCCGAAGGGTTCGCCGGCTCGGAAGTGGATTGTGGCGCTGGTGATTGTTGCGGTAGTCGGGGCGGCGGTGTGGAAGATCCGCGGAAACACGAAGGAGCAGAACAACGTTCAGATGATGATGGCCGCGCAGGCCGACCGACCGACGCCGGTGCAGGTGTCGGCAGTGCAGCAGAAGACCATGCCGATCTTTCTAACGGCGCTGGGGACGGTGACAGCGTACAACACAGTGACGATCAAGTCGCGTGTGGATGGGCAGTTGATGCAGGTGCCGGTGCGCGAGGGGCAGGCGGTAAAACAGGGACAGATGCTGGCCGAGATCGATCCGAAGCCCTACCAGGCAGCGTTGGAACAGGCACAGGGGCAGCTGTTGAAGGACCAGGCAAATGCCGTGAATGCGCGGGCGGAGGCGGCTCGTTATACGGCGCTGCTGCAGGCGGGTGTGACGTCGAAGGAGAGCCAGCAGGCACAGATTTCGACGGCAGGGCAAGCCGAAGGATCTGTAGCTGCAGACCAGGCGGCGATTGAAGCGGCGAAAGTGAACCTGGGGTACACGAAGATTCTTTCGCCGATTAATGGAGTGGTCGGGTTGCGCCAGGTTGATCCAGGAAATATTGTGCATGCAACAGATACAAATGGGTTGCTCGTCGTAACACAGCTGCAGCCGATTGCTGTGATCTTTACGCTGCCTGAAGACCAACTGCCTGAGGTGCTGAAGCGCACGCGTGCAGGGGACAAGCTGGTGGTGGAAGCCTATGACCGCGCGGATGCGACGCATCTGGCGAGCGGAAGCCTGTTGACCATCGACAATCAGATTGATACGACGACCGGTACGGTAAAAGCGAAGGCGGTGTTTGAGAATCGCGATGGGGCGCTGTTTCCGAACCAGTTTGTGAATGTTCGCTTAATTCTGCAAGAGAAGAAGAATGCTGTGGTGATCCCAGCGACGGCACTGCAGACAGGAACGCAGGGGAACTTCGTCTATCTGTTGAAGCAGGGGGAACCACCCGCAAATCTGGTGGAGAAGAAGTCGGATGGACCACCGATGATAGAGCTTCCAGAGAACAAGACAAATTACTATGTCGAAGCGCAGACGGTGAATGTAGAGCTGACCGAGGGGACGCAGGTGATTCTGAACGGCGGCGTGAAGCCTGGAGACCAGATTGTGGTGGATGGGC is drawn from Edaphobacter lichenicola and contains these coding sequences:
- a CDS encoding UbiA family prenyltransferase, with amino-acid sequence MPLTAPAVDISALPVLCVDLDGTLVKSDTLHDSALAVARHHPAALLNLPGWLLQGKAALKRHLAGVVKVDVAHLPYNRELLQYLEQQHATGRPIYLATAADADIAHRIADHLGLFTGVLASDGKLNLAGKNKLAAFRSQFGDNFSYIGNASPDLTLLQHCKDPMVANPTPGLRAALRKARIAPVHTFNETASPLKAWLKAIRLHQWAKNVLIFLPLLLAHLRAPGLIVGAGVAFLSFGLCASATYIVNDLLDLEADRQHPSKRRRPFASGDLSAVAGVIVVAAFLAASLLLALLVPYVIAAISPSSSLLFPHKFLLWLGIYFVTTLAYSLRLKRAVLVDVIVLSGLYTIRILAGSAATGVAVSTWLAGFSIFFFLSLAFVKRFAELENLRERGGSTAGGRGYHVADIEQLRSFGSASGYASVVVLTLYISNLDAAQLYQHTNRLWLLVPVLLLWISRLWLTASRGELNEDPVVYAITDRRSLLLGVVVIAIVLSAL
- a CDS encoding efflux RND transporter periplasmic adaptor subunit; the protein is MRRTEPLPGEPKGSPARKWIVALVIVAVVGAAVWKIRGNTKEQNNVQMMMAAQADRPTPVQVSAVQQKTMPIFLTALGTVTAYNTVTIKSRVDGQLMQVPVREGQAVKQGQMLAEIDPKPYQAALEQAQGQLLKDQANAVNARAEAARYTALLQAGVTSKESQQAQISTAGQAEGSVAADQAAIEAAKVNLGYTKILSPINGVVGLRQVDPGNIVHATDTNGLLVVTQLQPIAVIFTLPEDQLPEVLKRTRAGDKLVVEAYDRADATHLASGSLLTIDNQIDTTTGTVKAKAVFENRDGALFPNQFVNVRLILQEKKNAVVIPATALQTGTQGNFVYLLKQGEPPANLVEKKSDGPPMIELPENKTNYYVEAQTVNVELTEGTQVILNGGVKPGDQIVVDGQEKLKNGSKVFPRTAPAKAADKTTAELGMASEAAGRPS
- a CDS encoding helix-turn-helix transcriptional regulator, with translation MKIGNQVRRLRFEHGEMTQQALAEIVGATRQTVLAIEAGKYAPSLELAFRIADAFGVGVETVFQREYVGEARE
- a CDS encoding NAD(P)-binding domain-containing protein encodes the protein MPREATDVAIIGAGPYGLSIAAHLSARKVAFRIFGTPMSSWRHHMAAGTFLKSFGFASCLYDPGSTFTFAHYCQERGIHYDDVVTPVALENFTAYGLEFQRRFVPNLEQTDIASLRRSPEGFVLTTQTGETVLARRVIVAVGITHFGYVPPVFTDLPEEFVTHSSRHTSVDKFSGRTVAVIGAGASAADLAGLLADAGADAHMIVRGDTIHFHDTPGAEPRAISQRILKPRSGLGQGWRALLCTDFPLVFHALPAKLRLRALETINGPAPGWFAKDKVVGRVTVHYGADTTQVNIIEKRLQLHLSQRDGNAKDLLVDHVIAATGYKVKLKCLDFIDSDLRNQMEKIDDAPVLSTNFESSIPGLYVVGLASAASFGPLCRFAFGAQFTSGRISSHLADTAQRSLLGTAKAQNADLVTQ